Proteins encoded within one genomic window of Epinephelus lanceolatus isolate andai-2023 chromosome 9, ASM4190304v1, whole genome shotgun sequence:
- the nono gene encoding non-POU domain-containing octamer-binding protein, with protein MQGNRGPQHNHGSNRPGEQKKPGGTNTNGQQPEPSDQTKPNEALTLDLQSFRKPGEKTFTQRSRLFVGNLPTGITEEDLEKLFEKYGNASEIFINKERGFGFIRLETRIIAEIARAELDDTPFRGRPIRVRFATHGAALAVRNLPEFVSNELLEEAFAVFGQIERAVVIVDDRGRPTGKGIVEYTSKPAARKALDKCSDGAYLLTAFPRPITVEPMEQLDEEEGLSEKIINKNQQYHKEREQPPRFAQPGSFEYEYAMRWKALMEMEKQQYEMVERNMKEAQEKLEAEMEAARHEHQVMLMRQDLLRRQEELRRMEELHSQEVQKRKQAELRQEEERRRREEEMRMRNEEMLKRQQEGFRGNFSENREQDMRMHMGSHGMNRNSLGGSSGPTGTPGMAAENTPMMPGSGNNNMPGGQSGFPRGLPGPGDYGPNKQRRF; from the coding sequence ATGCAAGGAAACAGAGGCCCCCAGCACAACCACGGGTCTAACCGCCCGGGAGAGCAGAAAAAGCCCGGAGGAACAAACACAAACGGCCAGCAGCCCGAGCCCAGCGATCAAACCAAGCCCAACGAGGCCTTAACCCTGGACCTGCAGAGCTTCAGGAAGCCCGGGGAGAAAACCTTCACCCAGCGCAGCAGGCTGTTTGTAGGAAACCTGCCAACCGGAATTACCGAGGAGGATCTCGAGAAGCTGTTTGAAAAGTACGGCAATGCTAGTGAAATCTTTATCAACAAGGAAAGAGGCTTCGGCTTCATCCGGCTGGAGACCAGGATCATAGCAGAGATTGCTAGAGCCGAGCTGGATGATACTCCATTCAGAGGCAGGCCCATACGGGTGAGGTTTGCAACACACGGTGCTGCTTTGGCTGTGAGAAATCTGCCCGAGTTTGTGTCCAACGAGCTGCTGGAGGAGGCCTTCGCCGTCTTTGGGCAGATAGAAAGAGCTGTGGTCATAGTGGATGACCGAGGGAGGCCCACGGGGAAGGGAATAGTGGAGTACACCTCAAAGCCAGCTGCAAGAAAGGCTTTGGATAAGTGCAGTGATGGAGCCTATCTCCTCACAGCATTCCCTCGCCCTATTACAGTGGAGCCTATGGAACAGCTTGATGAGGAGGAGGGACTGTCAGAAAAAATCATTAACAAAAACCAGCAGTATCACAAAGAGCGTGAGCAGCCACCAAGGTTTGCTCAGCCGGGCTCCTTTGAGTATGAGTATGCCATGCGTTGGAAGGCCCTGATGGAGATGGAGAAGCAGCAGTATGAGATGGTGGAACGCAACATGAAGGAGGCTCAGGAGAAGCTGGAGGCTGAGATGGAGGCAGCCAGACACGAGCATCAAGTGATGCTGATGAGGCAGGACCTGCTGAGGCGGCAGGAGGAGCTGCGGAGGATGGAGGAGCTCCACAGTCAGGAGGTGCAGAAGAGGAAACAGGCTGAGCTCCGGCAGGAGGAGGAACGccggaggagagaggaggagatgaggatGCGCAATGAGGAGATGCTGAAGAGGCAGCAGGAGGGCTTCAGAGGCAACTTCTCTGAAAACAGGGAGCAAGACATGAGGATGCACATGGGCAGTCATGGGATGAACAGAAATTCGCTGGGTGGCAGTTCTGGTCCTACTGGTACTCCAGGCATGGCTGCCGAGAATACTCCAATGATGCCGGGGTCAGGAAACAACAACATGCCTGGAGGTCAGAGCGGCTTCCCAAGAGGCCTCCCTGGGCCTGGAGATTATGGACCTAACAAGCAACGCAGATTTTGA
- the npc1l1 gene encoding NPC1-like intracellular cholesterol transporter 1 isoform X1 — MVRIATLITFLTCMVLSEAQHEAGYCAFYEECGRNPSLGDTLIPPIVPCLNYSSARAIKGEHYKKLKQVCPMLDRGEGNTFACCSIKQLSSLEMSLTLSKAVLVRCPSCAENFAHLHCINTCSPNQSQTVKVTKVMNVTSLGKTREAVVGYQAFISTTFADASFQSCKNVRIPATGGFAIATMCGRYGAKLCTPQRWYDFQGDSSNGLAPLDIDFQLIKEGDTAGLPEGVIAYNGRALKCNEKTPSGGQVCSCQDCQESCPKVPPPPLPRGPFKLLGTDGFLIISIILFCLLLLAFLFYLAVSYLVRSQKRKDEEKGKRKGKGKDQNSNDVTQQVIEPSEVTCAERNSLAAQAFLSLEFQRWGTLMASYPLTVLLLSAIVVAAFSAGLKSIQLTTDPVELWSAPNSRARQEKEFHDTHFGPFFRTNQLILTAPGKKGHIYDSLLFGPQNFSGLVSKELIIELLELQTRIRNIEFWSEDLNRTATLKDVCFAPLNPSDPSLTDCAVNSLPQYFQNSLDNINAKVNMTELGVTKEVDWRDHLVYCLNSPLSFKDITDLGMSCMADYGAPVFPFLAVGGYENDDFTNAAAFILTFSLNNYDRSNPKFKVAMQWETEFLKIVQDYQKNPASNFTFAYMAERSLEDEINRTTAEDIPIFMISYAVIFVYIAVALGEYSSWKRILVDSKFLVGLGGILVVGCSVLASMGFYSWIGIPSSLVILQVVPFLVLAVGADNIFIFVLEYQRDARRPGEKREEHIGRVLGNVAPSMLLCSLSESVCFFLGALSTMPAVKSFALYAALAVLMDFILQMTAFVALLSLDARRQDNNRCELLCCVTVSTKHPNKPNEGFLLPFMRKYYAPVLLHRYTRIIVMVVFIFMLCGSLFLMFNVTVGLDQELAMPKVSKHCYRNTNTCMLPFQCNLTNIILFLTQGSYMLDYFQYLYKYFEVGVPVYFVTKKGFNFNTVEGMNAVCSSVGCDQFSLTQKIQYATNYPDLSYLAIPSNSWVDDFIDWLNPGSRCCRLYAFGPNAGKFCPASESPLRCPWKCMATPPDGVLRPTMEQFNRFLPDFLGNRPDLQCPKGGLGAYDTAVVKDLSGEIIASRFMAYHTPLTNSQEFTAALLKARELAHNITMGMRKIPGTSPDFEVFPYTVTNVFYEQYLTIVPEGLFNISLCLLPTFVVCCLLLGLDLRSGLLNLITIIMIIVDTVGVMTLWGIDYNAVALINLVTAVGISVEFVSHMTRSFALSAKPTHVERAKEATANMGSAVFAGVAMTNLPGILVLAFAKAQLIQIFFFRLNLVITLLGMAHGLIFLPVLLSFFGPGVNKAMLLQLQQDKIKANQELEMRNNIKQVYDNLSYEDNETIHNPDSSRPSQVTDNQPGAKEERIDRF, encoded by the exons ATGGTCCGCATCGCAACCCTGATCACTTTTCTGACTTGTATG GTGCTGTCTGAGGCCCAACATGAAGCAGGCTACTGTGCTTTCTATGAGGAATGCGGTCGTAACCCATCACTAGGGGACACCCTCATCCCCCCTATTGTCCCTTGTTTAAACTACAGCAGTGCCCGAGCCATTAAAGGAGAGCACTACAAGAAACTCAAACAG GTGTGTCCCATGTTGGATCGTGGAGAGGGCAACACATTCGCCTGCTGCTCCATCAAACAGCTGTCATCCCTGGAAATGAGTCTGACCCTGTCCAAGGCAGTGCTGGTCCGCTGCCCTTCCTGTGCTGAGAACTTTGCCCATCTGCACTGCATCAACACCTGCAGCCCCAACCAGAGCCAGACAGTTAAAGTCACAAAGGTCATGAATGTCACCAGCCTGGGCAAGACACGGGAGGCCGTGGTAGGTTATCAGGCATTCATCAGCACCACCTTTGCAGACGCTTCCTTCCAGTCCTGTAAGAATGTCCGGATCCCCGCCACAGGAGGCTTCGCCATTGCCACCATGTGTGGTCGGTATGGCGCCAAGCTGTGCACCCCCCAGCGTTGGTATGACTTCCAGGGGGACTCCAGTAATGGCCTGGCTCCACTGGATATCGACTTCCAACTGATAAAAGAAGGAGACACCGCGGGTCTACCAGAAGGCGTAATTGCCTACAATGGACGTGCTCTTAAGTGTAATGAGAAGACGCCATCTGGAGGTCAGGTCTGCTCCTGCCAGGACTGCCAAGAGTCATGCCCGAAAGTGCCGCCTCCCCCATTGCCCCGCGGCCCCTTCAAACTGCTGGGGACGGACGGCTTCCTCATAATTTCAATCATCTTATTCTGTCTCCTGTTATTAGCCTTTCTTTTCTACCTTGCTGTGTCTTACCTGGTGAGGTCTCAGAAAAGAAAGGATGaagagaaaggaaagaggaagGGGAAAGGCAAAGACCAGAACAGTAATGATGTGACTCAGCAGGTCATTGAACCTTCAGAGGTGACGTGCGCTGAAAGGAACAGCCTGGCTGCTCAAGCTTTTCTAAGCTTAGAATTTCAGCGCTGGGGAACCCTCATGGCCTCTTACCCTCTCACG GTGCTCCTGTTGTCGGCTATAGTTGTGGCTGCCTTCTCTGCTGGCCTCAAGTCCATTCAACTCACCACTGATCCTGTCGAGCTGTGGTCTGCTCCCAACAGCCGTGCCCGCCAGGAAAAAGAATTCCACGACACGCACTTTGGCCCCTTCTTCAGGACAAACCAGCTAATCTTAACAGCACCGGGCAAAAAAGGCCACATTTATGACTCTTTGCTGTTTGGACCACAGAACTTCAGCGGGCTTGTATCCAAAGAGCTCATCATTGAACTGCTGGAGCTACAGACACGAATCCGA AATATTGAGTTCTGGTCTGAGGATCTGAACCGCACAGCAACTCTAAAGGATGTGTGTTTTGCACCGCTGAACCCGTCCGACCCCTCCCTGACGGATTGCGCAGTCAACAGCTTGCCACAGTACTTCCAGAACAGCCTAGACAACATTAACGCCAAGGTGAATATGACAGAGCTGGGGGTAACCAAAGAGGTGGACTGGAGAGACCACTTAGTCTACTGCCTCAA CTCTCCCCTATCCTTCAAAGACATCACTGATTTAGGTATGAGCTGCATGGCTGATTATGGAGCTCCGGTCTTCCCCTTCCTGGCCGTGGGAGGCTACGAGA ATGACGACTTCACCAACGCTGCAGCTTTCATCCTGACCTTCTCTCTCAACAACTACGATCGCAGTAACCCTAAGTTCAAAGTGGCTATGCAGTGGGAGACAGAGTTTCTTAAAATTGTCCAGGACTACCAGAAGAACCCAGCCTCCAACTTCACCTTTGCATACATGGCAGAG AGGTCTCTGGAGGATGAGATTAATCGAACAACAGCAGAAGATATTCCCATCTTCATGATCAGCTATGCTGTAATCTTTGTGTACATTGCTGTGGCACTGGGGGAGTATTCTTCATGGAAGCGCATACTG GTGGACTCCAAGTTTCTGGTGGGTCTGGGTGGGATCCTGGTGGTCGGCTGTTCTGTCCTGGCCTCCATGGGCTTCTACTCTTGGATTGGCATCCCCTCCTCACTGGTCATTCTGCAGGTCGTGCCTTTTCTGGTTCTCGCTGTTGGAGCTGACAACATCTTCATTTTTGTTCTAGAGTACCAG AGAGATGCACGGAGGccaggagagaagagagaggagcacatTGGTCGTGTCCTTGGAAATGTAGCTCCCAGCATGCTTCTGTGCAGTCTCTCCGAGTCTGTCTGCTTTTTTCTAG GGGCCTTGTCCACCATGCCAGCAGTGAAGTCCTTTGCTCTGTATGCTGCTCTGGCCGTGCTCATGGACTTCATCCTCCAGATGACAGCCTTTGTGGCCCTGCTGTCCCTGGATGCCCGGCGCCAAGACAACAATCGCTGTGAACTGCTCTGTTGTGTAACAGTGTCAACCAAGCATCCCAACAAGCCAAATGAGGGCTTCTTGCTGCCCTTCATGAGGAAATACTACGCACCTGTCCTACTGCACCGTTACACCAGAATCATAGTG ATGGTGGTTTTCATCTTCATGCTTTGTGGATCCTTATTCCTCATGTTTAATGTGACTGTGGGGCTGGATCAGGAACTGGCTATGCCTAAGGTCAGTAAGCACTgctacagaaacacaaacacctgcATGCTCCCCTTTCAATGTAACCTAACAAACATTATTCTGTTTTTGACGCAGGGCTCTTACATGCTGGACTACTTCCAATACCTGTACAAATACTTTGAAGTCGGAGTCCCTGTTTACTTTGTAACAAAAAAGGGCTTCAACTTCAACACTGTGGAGGGCATGAATGCAGTCTGCTCCAGCGTAGGCTGTGATCAGTTCTCACTCACCCAGAAGATTCAGTACGCCACCAACTACCCTGATCT ATCCTACCTGGCTATTCCTTCTAACTCCTGGGTAGATGATTTCATTGACTGGCTAAACCCTGGATCCAGATGTTGTCGTCTGTACGCCTTTGGTCCAAACGCTGGAAAGTTCTGTCCTGCAAGCGAAT CGCCTCTCCGATGTCCCTGGAAGTGTATGGCTACTCCACCGGATGGTGTCCTTAGGCCCACTATGGAACAATTCAACCGCTTCCTCCCTGACTTCCTGGGTAACAGACCAGACCTGCAGTGCCCCAAAGG TGGTCTTGGAGCCTATGACACAGCTGTGGTGAAAGATCTGAGCGGAGAAATTATAG CCTCTCGATTCATGGCTTACCACACACCTTTAACCAACTCTCAGGAGTTCACTGCTGCGCTGCTGAAGGCCAGAGAGCTGGCCCACAACATTACAATGGGCATGAGGAAAATACCAGGGACCTCTCCTGACTTTGAAGTATTTCCATACAC GGTGACTAATGTATTTTATGAGCAGTATCTGACCATTGTGCCAGAGGGACTCTTCAACATCTCCTTGTGTCTGTTGCCCACCTTTGTGGTGTGTTGCCTGCTGCTGGGTTTGGATCTGCGCTCCGGTCTGCTCAACCTAATCACCATAATCATGATCATCGTGGACACTGTTGGTGTCATGACACTGTGGGGCATCGATTACAACGCAGTGGCCCTTATCAATCTGGTCACG GCTGTGGGCATCTCTGTGGAGTTTGTGTCTCATATGACAAGATCCTTCGCACTCAGTGCTAAGCCCACACATGTAGAAAGAGCTAAGGAGGCTACAGCAAACATGGGCAGCGCA GTGTTTGCTGGTGTTGCTATGACCAACCTGCCAGGCATCCTTGTGCTGGCGTTTGCCAAAGCGCAGCTCATCCAGATCTTCTTTTTCCGATTAAACCTGGTCATTACACTTCTGGGGATGGCTCACGGACTCATATTCCTTCCTGTGCTGCTCAGCTTCTTCG GTCCTGGTGTGAATAAAGCaatgctgctgcagctccagcagGACAAAATTAAAGCCAACCAGGAGCTGGAGATGAGAAACAACATCAAACAAGTATATGACAACCTGAGCTATGAGGACAATGAGACAATACACAACCCAGACTCCAGTAGACCTTCACAAGTTACAGATAACCAACCAGGGGCGAAAGAGGAGAGAATTGACCGTTTCTGA
- the npc1l1 gene encoding NPC1-like intracellular cholesterol transporter 1 isoform X2: MVRIATLITFLTCMVLSEAQHEAGYCAFYEECGRNPSLGDTLIPPIVPCLNYSSARAIKGEHYKKLKQVCPMLDRGEGNTFACCSIKQLSSLEMSLTLSKAVLVRCPSCAENFAHLHCINTCSPNQSQTVKVTKVMNVTSLGKTREAVVGYQAFISTTFADASFQSCKNVRIPATGGFAIATMCGRYGAKLCTPQRWYDFQGDSSNGLAPLDIDFQLIKEGDTAGLPEGVIAYNGRALKCNEKTPSGGQVCSCQDCQESCPKVPPPPLPRGPFKLLGTDGFLIISIILFCLLLLAFLFYLAVSYLVRSQKRKDEEKGKRKGKGKDQNSNDVTQQVIEPSEVTCAERNSLAAQAFLSLEFQRWGTLMASYPLTVLLLSAIVVAAFSAGLKSIQLTTDPVELWSAPNSRARQEKEFHDTHFGPFFRTNQLILTAPGKKGHIYDSLLFGPQNFSGLVSKELIIELLELQTRIRNIEFWSEDLNRTATLKDVCFAPLNPSDPSLTDCAVNSLPQYFQNSLDNINAKVNMTELGVTKEVDWRDHLVYCLNSPLSFKDITDLGMSCMADYGAPVFPFLAVGGYENDDFTNAAAFILTFSLNNYDRSNPKFKVAMQWETEFLKIVQDYQKNPASNFTFAYMAERSLEDEINRTTAEDIPIFMISYAVIFVYIAVALGEYSSWKRILVDSKFLVGLGGILVVGCSVLASMGFYSWIGIPSSLVILQVVPFLVLAVGADNIFIFVLEYQRDARRPGEKREEHIGRVLGNVAPSMLLCSLSESVCFFLGALSTMPAVKSFALYAALAVLMDFILQMTAFVALLSLDARRQDNNRCELLCCVTVSTKHPNKPNEGFLLPFMRKYYAPVLLHRYTRIIVMVVFIFMLCGSLFLMFNVTVGLDQELAMPKGSYMLDYFQYLYKYFEVGVPVYFVTKKGFNFNTVEGMNAVCSSVGCDQFSLTQKIQYATNYPDLSYLAIPSNSWVDDFIDWLNPGSRCCRLYAFGPNAGKFCPASESPLRCPWKCMATPPDGVLRPTMEQFNRFLPDFLGNRPDLQCPKGGLGAYDTAVVKDLSGEIIASRFMAYHTPLTNSQEFTAALLKARELAHNITMGMRKIPGTSPDFEVFPYTVTNVFYEQYLTIVPEGLFNISLCLLPTFVVCCLLLGLDLRSGLLNLITIIMIIVDTVGVMTLWGIDYNAVALINLVTAVGISVEFVSHMTRSFALSAKPTHVERAKEATANMGSAVFAGVAMTNLPGILVLAFAKAQLIQIFFFRLNLVITLLGMAHGLIFLPVLLSFFGPGVNKAMLLQLQQDKIKANQELEMRNNIKQVYDNLSYEDNETIHNPDSSRPSQVTDNQPGAKEERIDRF, encoded by the exons ATGGTCCGCATCGCAACCCTGATCACTTTTCTGACTTGTATG GTGCTGTCTGAGGCCCAACATGAAGCAGGCTACTGTGCTTTCTATGAGGAATGCGGTCGTAACCCATCACTAGGGGACACCCTCATCCCCCCTATTGTCCCTTGTTTAAACTACAGCAGTGCCCGAGCCATTAAAGGAGAGCACTACAAGAAACTCAAACAG GTGTGTCCCATGTTGGATCGTGGAGAGGGCAACACATTCGCCTGCTGCTCCATCAAACAGCTGTCATCCCTGGAAATGAGTCTGACCCTGTCCAAGGCAGTGCTGGTCCGCTGCCCTTCCTGTGCTGAGAACTTTGCCCATCTGCACTGCATCAACACCTGCAGCCCCAACCAGAGCCAGACAGTTAAAGTCACAAAGGTCATGAATGTCACCAGCCTGGGCAAGACACGGGAGGCCGTGGTAGGTTATCAGGCATTCATCAGCACCACCTTTGCAGACGCTTCCTTCCAGTCCTGTAAGAATGTCCGGATCCCCGCCACAGGAGGCTTCGCCATTGCCACCATGTGTGGTCGGTATGGCGCCAAGCTGTGCACCCCCCAGCGTTGGTATGACTTCCAGGGGGACTCCAGTAATGGCCTGGCTCCACTGGATATCGACTTCCAACTGATAAAAGAAGGAGACACCGCGGGTCTACCAGAAGGCGTAATTGCCTACAATGGACGTGCTCTTAAGTGTAATGAGAAGACGCCATCTGGAGGTCAGGTCTGCTCCTGCCAGGACTGCCAAGAGTCATGCCCGAAAGTGCCGCCTCCCCCATTGCCCCGCGGCCCCTTCAAACTGCTGGGGACGGACGGCTTCCTCATAATTTCAATCATCTTATTCTGTCTCCTGTTATTAGCCTTTCTTTTCTACCTTGCTGTGTCTTACCTGGTGAGGTCTCAGAAAAGAAAGGATGaagagaaaggaaagaggaagGGGAAAGGCAAAGACCAGAACAGTAATGATGTGACTCAGCAGGTCATTGAACCTTCAGAGGTGACGTGCGCTGAAAGGAACAGCCTGGCTGCTCAAGCTTTTCTAAGCTTAGAATTTCAGCGCTGGGGAACCCTCATGGCCTCTTACCCTCTCACG GTGCTCCTGTTGTCGGCTATAGTTGTGGCTGCCTTCTCTGCTGGCCTCAAGTCCATTCAACTCACCACTGATCCTGTCGAGCTGTGGTCTGCTCCCAACAGCCGTGCCCGCCAGGAAAAAGAATTCCACGACACGCACTTTGGCCCCTTCTTCAGGACAAACCAGCTAATCTTAACAGCACCGGGCAAAAAAGGCCACATTTATGACTCTTTGCTGTTTGGACCACAGAACTTCAGCGGGCTTGTATCCAAAGAGCTCATCATTGAACTGCTGGAGCTACAGACACGAATCCGA AATATTGAGTTCTGGTCTGAGGATCTGAACCGCACAGCAACTCTAAAGGATGTGTGTTTTGCACCGCTGAACCCGTCCGACCCCTCCCTGACGGATTGCGCAGTCAACAGCTTGCCACAGTACTTCCAGAACAGCCTAGACAACATTAACGCCAAGGTGAATATGACAGAGCTGGGGGTAACCAAAGAGGTGGACTGGAGAGACCACTTAGTCTACTGCCTCAA CTCTCCCCTATCCTTCAAAGACATCACTGATTTAGGTATGAGCTGCATGGCTGATTATGGAGCTCCGGTCTTCCCCTTCCTGGCCGTGGGAGGCTACGAGA ATGACGACTTCACCAACGCTGCAGCTTTCATCCTGACCTTCTCTCTCAACAACTACGATCGCAGTAACCCTAAGTTCAAAGTGGCTATGCAGTGGGAGACAGAGTTTCTTAAAATTGTCCAGGACTACCAGAAGAACCCAGCCTCCAACTTCACCTTTGCATACATGGCAGAG AGGTCTCTGGAGGATGAGATTAATCGAACAACAGCAGAAGATATTCCCATCTTCATGATCAGCTATGCTGTAATCTTTGTGTACATTGCTGTGGCACTGGGGGAGTATTCTTCATGGAAGCGCATACTG GTGGACTCCAAGTTTCTGGTGGGTCTGGGTGGGATCCTGGTGGTCGGCTGTTCTGTCCTGGCCTCCATGGGCTTCTACTCTTGGATTGGCATCCCCTCCTCACTGGTCATTCTGCAGGTCGTGCCTTTTCTGGTTCTCGCTGTTGGAGCTGACAACATCTTCATTTTTGTTCTAGAGTACCAG AGAGATGCACGGAGGccaggagagaagagagaggagcacatTGGTCGTGTCCTTGGAAATGTAGCTCCCAGCATGCTTCTGTGCAGTCTCTCCGAGTCTGTCTGCTTTTTTCTAG GGGCCTTGTCCACCATGCCAGCAGTGAAGTCCTTTGCTCTGTATGCTGCTCTGGCCGTGCTCATGGACTTCATCCTCCAGATGACAGCCTTTGTGGCCCTGCTGTCCCTGGATGCCCGGCGCCAAGACAACAATCGCTGTGAACTGCTCTGTTGTGTAACAGTGTCAACCAAGCATCCCAACAAGCCAAATGAGGGCTTCTTGCTGCCCTTCATGAGGAAATACTACGCACCTGTCCTACTGCACCGTTACACCAGAATCATAGTG ATGGTGGTTTTCATCTTCATGCTTTGTGGATCCTTATTCCTCATGTTTAATGTGACTGTGGGGCTGGATCAGGAACTGGCTATGCCTAAG GGCTCTTACATGCTGGACTACTTCCAATACCTGTACAAATACTTTGAAGTCGGAGTCCCTGTTTACTTTGTAACAAAAAAGGGCTTCAACTTCAACACTGTGGAGGGCATGAATGCAGTCTGCTCCAGCGTAGGCTGTGATCAGTTCTCACTCACCCAGAAGATTCAGTACGCCACCAACTACCCTGATCT ATCCTACCTGGCTATTCCTTCTAACTCCTGGGTAGATGATTTCATTGACTGGCTAAACCCTGGATCCAGATGTTGTCGTCTGTACGCCTTTGGTCCAAACGCTGGAAAGTTCTGTCCTGCAAGCGAAT CGCCTCTCCGATGTCCCTGGAAGTGTATGGCTACTCCACCGGATGGTGTCCTTAGGCCCACTATGGAACAATTCAACCGCTTCCTCCCTGACTTCCTGGGTAACAGACCAGACCTGCAGTGCCCCAAAGG TGGTCTTGGAGCCTATGACACAGCTGTGGTGAAAGATCTGAGCGGAGAAATTATAG CCTCTCGATTCATGGCTTACCACACACCTTTAACCAACTCTCAGGAGTTCACTGCTGCGCTGCTGAAGGCCAGAGAGCTGGCCCACAACATTACAATGGGCATGAGGAAAATACCAGGGACCTCTCCTGACTTTGAAGTATTTCCATACAC GGTGACTAATGTATTTTATGAGCAGTATCTGACCATTGTGCCAGAGGGACTCTTCAACATCTCCTTGTGTCTGTTGCCCACCTTTGTGGTGTGTTGCCTGCTGCTGGGTTTGGATCTGCGCTCCGGTCTGCTCAACCTAATCACCATAATCATGATCATCGTGGACACTGTTGGTGTCATGACACTGTGGGGCATCGATTACAACGCAGTGGCCCTTATCAATCTGGTCACG GCTGTGGGCATCTCTGTGGAGTTTGTGTCTCATATGACAAGATCCTTCGCACTCAGTGCTAAGCCCACACATGTAGAAAGAGCTAAGGAGGCTACAGCAAACATGGGCAGCGCA GTGTTTGCTGGTGTTGCTATGACCAACCTGCCAGGCATCCTTGTGCTGGCGTTTGCCAAAGCGCAGCTCATCCAGATCTTCTTTTTCCGATTAAACCTGGTCATTACACTTCTGGGGATGGCTCACGGACTCATATTCCTTCCTGTGCTGCTCAGCTTCTTCG GTCCTGGTGTGAATAAAGCaatgctgctgcagctccagcagGACAAAATTAAAGCCAACCAGGAGCTGGAGATGAGAAACAACATCAAACAAGTATATGACAACCTGAGCTATGAGGACAATGAGACAATACACAACCCAGACTCCAGTAGACCTTCACAAGTTACAGATAACCAACCAGGGGCGAAAGAGGAGAGAATTGACCGTTTCTGA